From Bdellovibrio bacteriovorus, one genomic window encodes:
- a CDS encoding acetyltransferase, translated as MESILVFGCGGHSKVVSDVIQREGNYRIAAYYDENPKNKMFLGTPVYSTKADLQTAMISGNIKSAAIAIGSNEVRRKFSLMAQDLGLKLPVIVDPSAIISQNVRLGRGTVVMPGAIVNTDTQILEGTILNTASVVEHDCVIGAYTHIAPGSVLCGGVHVGEMSLIGARTVAIPLTKIGAYCSIGAGSVVVREIPNNSCAYGNPARAK; from the coding sequence ATGGAAAGCATTTTAGTTTTTGGCTGCGGTGGACACTCAAAAGTAGTTTCCGATGTCATTCAAAGAGAAGGTAACTATAGAATTGCGGCCTACTACGACGAAAACCCAAAAAATAAAATGTTTCTGGGCACTCCGGTCTACTCTACGAAGGCCGATCTACAGACTGCCATGATCTCAGGAAATATTAAATCCGCAGCGATTGCCATTGGCAGCAATGAGGTACGTAGAAAATTCTCCCTCATGGCTCAAGATCTGGGACTTAAACTTCCAGTTATCGTCGACCCCTCCGCAATCATCAGTCAAAATGTGCGCTTGGGCAGGGGCACCGTTGTTATGCCGGGGGCCATCGTTAACACAGACACTCAAATTCTGGAGGGTACTATTCTCAATACTGCTTCGGTCGTGGAGCATGACTGTGTGATTGGAGCCTATACACATATTGCCCCGGGGAGCGTCCTGTGCGGCGGGGTCCATGTGGGTGAAATGAGCCTTATAGGGGCTCGCACCGTCGCAATTCCGCTTACGAAGATTGGCGCCTATTGCTCGATTGGAGCTGGGTCAGTAGTGGTTCGAGAGATTCCCAATAACTCCTGTGCCTATGGAAATCCAGCACGTGCTAAGTAA
- a CDS encoding lipopolysaccharide biosynthesis protein, which translates to MNILFVPVLARIYTPEQYAQFGLLLSLVVVLAGAASGKYAEAISTAKHDSTANALGEVALRLSFLSNLTFAPLLIAIALLTHNNISFALLSILSVYSVSLTNVATQVLIRRQRYTQYTILIFLMLGLIPLLQFIFKGLPGNGLLLGACAAHSIAAVASFTFIPSAMWPKSWRTSQRVKAVATIYRSFPQFALPSFFLSTLRTRLPYFALAGLPAKQFLGLFAQTDRLLGAPTTLMTTALRPLATEALSRKNSSSALLRKYLLMQWILLIPPTVLVYKNAEPIVALLLGPGWGGATEVLKIMLFPSFLMMTTTWLDRFYDFSKQHHIVFKTEIAFGVFALLALVVWGPVLNKPLVALSVFSAITSIYYLTWTCSLMRVYNIPWKNITIVLAALCSSILLWMLVIPTFG; encoded by the coding sequence TTGAATATTCTGTTCGTTCCGGTACTGGCCCGAATCTATACCCCAGAGCAGTATGCACAGTTTGGCCTGTTGCTCTCACTGGTTGTCGTCCTTGCAGGCGCTGCCTCAGGAAAATATGCAGAAGCAATATCAACTGCAAAACATGACTCGACTGCAAACGCACTAGGAGAAGTCGCTTTGCGACTTTCTTTCTTATCAAACCTCACTTTCGCCCCCCTCTTGATTGCGATCGCGCTGCTAACTCATAATAATATTAGTTTCGCATTACTCTCAATTCTAAGCGTGTATTCAGTTTCATTGACCAATGTTGCCACTCAGGTTTTGATTCGGAGACAACGCTATACTCAGTATACAATCCTTATTTTCTTGATGCTTGGTTTGATTCCGTTACTGCAGTTTATTTTCAAAGGCCTCCCAGGCAATGGGTTGTTACTCGGAGCTTGTGCCGCCCACTCCATTGCCGCGGTTGCCTCATTTACATTCATTCCTTCAGCAATGTGGCCTAAATCCTGGCGGACTTCGCAAAGAGTCAAGGCCGTTGCCACAATCTATCGATCTTTCCCTCAATTTGCTTTGCCAAGCTTCTTTCTTTCCACACTAAGAACTCGGCTGCCGTACTTCGCATTGGCTGGTCTGCCGGCAAAACAATTCCTTGGCCTCTTCGCCCAGACAGATCGCCTGCTTGGCGCGCCGACAACACTCATGACAACCGCCTTACGCCCCTTGGCGACTGAGGCGCTGTCTCGTAAAAACTCCTCCTCAGCATTGCTACGCAAGTATCTGCTCATGCAATGGATTTTGTTGATACCTCCGACGGTCCTTGTATATAAAAATGCGGAACCAATCGTTGCCCTTCTGCTTGGGCCAGGATGGGGTGGTGCCACTGAAGTGCTTAAAATCATGCTTTTCCCATCATTTCTTATGATGACCACTACATGGCTTGACCGATTTTACGATTTTTCCAAGCAGCATCACATTGTCTTCAAAACCGAAATCGCTTTTGGGGTTTTTGCCCTGTTGGCCTTGGTTGTCTGGGGACCGGTTCTTAACAAGCCGCTCGTTGCTCTATCCGTCTTTAGCGCAATCACCAGCATCTACTACCTCACGTGGACCTGCAGCCTGATGAGGGTTTACAATATCCCTTGGAAGAACATTACTATCGTTTTGGCGGCGCTGTGCTCATCAATTCTTCTGTGGATGCTTGTGATTCCCACTTTCGGATAA
- a CDS encoding ArnT family glycosyltransferase codes for MLSAILLLGIAVILSLESIRLCKRFPWRTEFSHLHWGLGAVLAPFIWGLTLLLAMSLTPGSSGILHLALSFIFFFLTTRSVTLLLPASGASKVSPPATHEKHRWVFIALAATGFILFMLALTTTPLTQNDGLEYLIVGKHLFQTHDIFLYPLISPEKNPLNFYGPWTHPPLYPALLYAANLIQDNIYDIGLTRWISPWFYLSSIFLVAAITWRSSKNLALLSFTLCLSVPLWSLGATTALIDASTLSAYIALFVAVCALKPDQKSYPLIVGMISGFGMWAHSQAVLNPLVFGIGFLYLYRTMPGRYIKNSLIAGCTAILIGGIYYIRNTVLFGNPIKDASPVAQLSGLDMNPYFMVSRGYYHFIDVLRFGYLKMWFNYEAYNLIPWIFLFALSLYICSTLKPESSKNSSFLNLSLLITLGLFASIVAISLLGTAHYIKNERYQMILLPLMICFAMQTLALNPIKSRNVKIILQGLLGLTFTLSLAGQILFLKKSWAEPKQSELRKSFMETSAFLRSWKDLSLNGKILSYKPADSFLNDIPTTSHVDPVLIPLYQIKDAAEAWAWLKANKFGYVYVPTYIQPTEYNTALIRIIGNPAYTKLLGEGPESQLYQINQTASAAEYVSLKSIGTQTEALITLGGRKDLLTIPLGPLKGISPVIKYLRELTQQQSTTFSLEGRSLPTSEPLVLKTQLAGFGRVSLHAAFLDKDNQVIKKTNLPDIALMNPKVPFTMERQFFVPSGTHNIVIKVKSRGLDYTDDAKVDLFILTGTSSHD; via the coding sequence ATGTTGAGTGCCATTTTACTGCTCGGTATTGCTGTCATCCTTTCTCTGGAGAGCATTCGTCTCTGCAAACGTTTTCCATGGAGGACGGAGTTCAGTCACTTGCACTGGGGATTGGGCGCAGTTTTGGCACCTTTTATTTGGGGTCTAACTCTGCTGCTAGCAATGTCACTGACTCCCGGTTCATCCGGAATCCTTCACCTTGCCCTGAGTTTCATCTTCTTTTTCCTGACGACCCGTTCTGTGACCCTGCTCTTGCCAGCATCAGGGGCGTCGAAGGTCTCTCCGCCAGCGACCCATGAGAAGCATCGTTGGGTTTTCATTGCTCTTGCCGCGACTGGTTTCATCCTTTTCATGCTTGCGTTGACGACGACCCCACTTACACAAAATGACGGCCTTGAGTATCTGATTGTCGGGAAGCACCTCTTTCAAACTCACGACATTTTCTTGTACCCCCTGATATCTCCAGAGAAAAATCCTTTAAACTTTTACGGCCCTTGGACTCACCCCCCACTTTATCCAGCCCTGCTTTATGCCGCGAATCTCATCCAGGACAACATCTATGATATCGGTCTGACCCGCTGGATATCTCCGTGGTTTTATCTGTCGTCCATTTTCCTGGTTGCGGCCATCACATGGAGATCCTCCAAGAACCTTGCGCTTCTTTCCTTCACTCTGTGCTTAAGTGTGCCGCTGTGGAGTCTTGGAGCCACTACTGCCCTTATTGATGCCAGCACCCTTTCTGCCTACATTGCGCTTTTCGTCGCAGTATGTGCCCTCAAACCAGATCAGAAATCCTATCCCCTCATTGTCGGGATGATTTCCGGATTTGGAATGTGGGCTCACTCCCAGGCTGTATTGAATCCCTTGGTGTTCGGAATTGGCTTTCTATATCTTTATAGAACCATGCCTGGTCGTTATATCAAAAACAGCCTCATTGCGGGCTGTACAGCCATTTTGATCGGTGGCATTTACTACATCCGTAATACCGTCCTATTTGGAAATCCTATCAAGGACGCCTCACCGGTTGCACAACTTTCCGGGCTCGACATGAATCCATATTTTATGGTTTCACGAGGCTACTATCACTTCATCGATGTACTGCGCTTCGGATATCTGAAGATGTGGTTTAACTATGAAGCCTACAACCTTATTCCGTGGATATTTTTATTCGCCCTGAGTCTATACATTTGCAGTACTCTCAAGCCTGAGAGCTCAAAGAACAGTTCATTTTTGAACTTAAGCTTATTGATCACGCTGGGACTTTTTGCTTCTATCGTGGCTATCTCTCTTTTGGGAACGGCCCACTACATCAAGAATGAACGCTATCAAATGATTCTCCTGCCTCTGATGATTTGCTTTGCGATGCAGACCCTTGCTCTGAATCCAATAAAGTCCCGTAACGTAAAGATCATCCTCCAAGGCCTCCTCGGTCTGACCTTTACTCTTTCGTTGGCGGGTCAAATCCTGTTCTTGAAAAAAAGCTGGGCCGAACCAAAGCAATCAGAGCTTCGCAAGTCCTTCATGGAAACATCAGCATTTCTGCGCTCATGGAAAGACCTGTCCTTAAACGGTAAAATTCTTTCATACAAACCTGCGGATTCATTCCTCAATGACATCCCTACCACTTCACATGTGGATCCGGTTCTTATTCCTCTTTACCAAATTAAAGACGCAGCAGAGGCCTGGGCTTGGCTTAAGGCGAATAAATTCGGCTATGTCTATGTTCCGACCTATATTCAACCGACGGAATACAACACGGCCCTCATTCGAATTATCGGAAATCCTGCTTATACAAAACTACTTGGCGAAGGCCCCGAATCGCAGCTTTATCAAATCAACCAGACCGCCAGTGCTGCCGAATATGTATCGCTGAAATCCATCGGCACACAAACCGAGGCTCTGATTACATTGGGTGGACGAAAAGATCTGCTGACAATCCCTTTGGGACCACTGAAAGGTATTTCGCCGGTTATAAAGTATCTTCGTGAATTGACCCAACAGCAGTCGACGACATTTTCACTGGAAGGTCGCTCTTTGCCAACGTCTGAACCACTGGTTTTGAAAACACAACTCGCAGGTTTTGGCCGAGTCAGCCTGCACGCCGCTTTTCTGGACAAAGACAACCAAGTCATCAAAAAAACAAATCTTCCTGACATTGCACTGATGAATCCAAAAGTCCCTTTTACCATGGAACGACAGTTCTTTGTCCCTTCTGGAACTCATAACATTGTTATCAAAGTTAAGAGCCGAGGTCTTGATTATACTGATGACGCCAAAGTGGATCTCTTTATTCTGACAGGAACGTCATCCCATGACTGA
- a CDS encoding ArnT family glycosyltransferase produces MTEVSALDIAFFIGVLLSSSILGVLVSACLPWKTSIPQKGVIAFGLTLAPFICGILSISVLLILPGASQATHVATIFGAIFILGATLAISRRAKIRPPATLKKSFQLDTLFIAFFFISILLIYDSLTLPLTQNDALEYATVGREIFFKRTLHFYPLLDTTQSVSGFYAPWTHPPFYVAQIYFTQVLQGHADFPGLMRLLAPWMLIVTSALLSSLVTGKSDKGRLTGLLFITTPLIYLGANSSLIDMLPISGACLVFASILYLRDSLAKWIVVGILMGITLWTHSQALLLVPIFLGVISLEKILQRKWIEAAYAPAVVLTVSLLVGFYPYLKNFRLFGSFISDSPPVVSLKFLHWDEYFFLARGIDTFTSQIQYGLLKGWSNLASYGVLFWLAAAGTVFFILSFKNKKNPASAYSDESAPSLLSGIILITYHTGVILSILLGLNIMIKNDRYLLLISPFAAVLGGYALFLVSNSLKNRLPLPRLINPIIAAGFCLQGWLYHIYRERSFPAGEKTEYTERLKSRPEYNLIFTAKDSMPKNAIVYTTKPADLYYSDRRMITHTDPSLISFYNSKTAEEGYSALLNLGITHIHQPDFLLPTVIYSPLLQIMANPKMSTLQESFSGHQVYKLEPAARLMAFESVSFMPASSSWKQDTGIDFGGSKSFAYLKLDDAIFSGENVETRSLFQKELKTTISSPILHLTDRQRMSKEIRISLTLRGQAYVKLWLTKISGNKEDRILLGDLTLADTDLQFQRRETIASDAQAIIVSIDQMGASTLSIEKITIDFYEEN; encoded by the coding sequence ATGACTGAGGTTTCAGCTCTTGATATCGCGTTCTTTATCGGCGTACTTCTTTCATCTTCTATCTTAGGAGTGCTTGTTTCTGCATGCCTGCCTTGGAAAACGTCAATTCCCCAGAAGGGAGTTATTGCCTTTGGCCTGACTCTCGCACCATTTATCTGCGGAATCTTAAGTATCAGCGTTCTGTTGATTCTTCCAGGGGCATCTCAAGCCACTCATGTGGCCACTATTTTCGGCGCAATATTTATTTTGGGAGCAACCCTTGCCATCAGCCGTCGGGCCAAAATAAGACCACCAGCGACACTCAAAAAATCCTTCCAGCTCGACACCCTTTTTATCGCATTTTTCTTCATCAGCATCCTTTTGATCTATGACTCACTGACCTTGCCACTTACGCAGAATGATGCCTTAGAGTACGCCACCGTCGGAAGAGAGATCTTTTTCAAGCGAACACTGCACTTCTATCCTCTATTGGACACGACTCAAAGTGTTTCAGGTTTCTATGCCCCCTGGACACACCCTCCCTTCTACGTCGCTCAAATATATTTCACTCAAGTACTTCAAGGTCATGCGGACTTTCCAGGGCTTATGAGACTCTTGGCGCCATGGATGCTGATTGTGACCTCTGCTTTACTAAGCAGTTTGGTCACTGGAAAATCCGACAAAGGGAGGCTGACTGGCCTTCTCTTTATCACGACTCCACTGATATATCTTGGTGCGAACTCTTCGCTGATCGATATGTTGCCAATCTCGGGGGCCTGCTTGGTTTTTGCCTCGATTTTGTACCTGCGTGATTCTTTGGCAAAATGGATTGTGGTTGGCATCCTCATGGGAATCACCTTGTGGACTCATTCTCAGGCTCTCCTGTTAGTACCGATATTCCTTGGGGTTATCTCTCTGGAAAAAATCCTTCAACGCAAGTGGATTGAGGCAGCCTATGCACCCGCCGTAGTTCTTACAGTATCACTGCTTGTCGGCTTCTATCCTTATCTGAAAAATTTTCGCCTTTTTGGGTCGTTCATCAGTGACAGCCCTCCGGTTGTCAGCCTGAAGTTCTTGCATTGGGACGAATACTTTTTCCTGGCTCGGGGGATCGATACATTCACTTCCCAGATTCAATACGGACTTCTTAAAGGATGGAGCAACCTTGCGTCCTACGGTGTCCTCTTTTGGCTGGCGGCAGCGGGGACTGTTTTTTTCATTCTGAGCTTTAAAAACAAAAAAAATCCTGCCTCTGCCTATAGTGACGAGTCTGCCCCTTCGCTCTTGAGTGGTATCATCCTGATTACTTACCACACGGGGGTCATTCTCTCGATCCTGCTGGGTTTAAATATCATGATTAAAAATGATCGCTATCTGCTGCTGATCAGCCCTTTTGCAGCAGTCCTGGGCGGATATGCGCTATTCCTGGTAAGCAACTCTCTCAAGAACCGCCTCCCACTCCCCCGACTGATCAATCCGATAATTGCAGCTGGCTTTTGCCTTCAGGGATGGCTTTATCACATCTACCGAGAGCGCTCTTTCCCGGCCGGAGAAAAAACCGAATATACAGAACGCCTAAAATCACGCCCCGAATATAATCTTATTTTTACAGCAAAAGATTCAATGCCAAAAAATGCAATTGTATACACGACTAAGCCTGCAGACCTTTACTATTCTGACCGGAGAATGATAACTCATACGGATCCTTCTTTAATAAGCTTTTACAACAGCAAGACTGCAGAAGAAGGCTATAGTGCACTTTTGAATCTTGGCATCACCCATATCCATCAACCGGACTTTCTGCTTCCAACTGTTATCTACAGCCCGCTTTTACAAATCATGGCGAACCCAAAAATGTCGACTCTTCAAGAGTCTTTCTCTGGCCACCAAGTTTACAAACTTGAACCAGCCGCACGTTTGATGGCTTTCGAGTCTGTGTCTTTCATGCCTGCCTCGAGCTCCTGGAAGCAGGATACCGGTATTGATTTTGGAGGAAGCAAATCCTTCGCCTATCTAAAGTTAGACGATGCCATTTTTTCAGGAGAGAATGTCGAAACTCGTTCTCTATTTCAGAAAGAATTGAAAACAACCATCTCAAGTCCGATTTTGCACCTGACGGATCGACAGAGAATGTCCAAGGAAATAAGAATTTCTTTAACTCTTCGAGGCCAAGCGTACGTCAAATTATGGCTCACAAAAATCAGTGGCAACAAGGAGGACAGAATTCTCTTAGGAGATCTAACCCTAGCAGATACAGATCTGCAATTCCAACGCCGTGAAACAATTGCTTCCGACGCCCAAGCCATCATAGTTTCCATTGATCAAATGGGAGCTTCCACTCTCTCAATCGAAAAAATTACTATTGATTTTTACGAAGAAAACTAA
- a CDS encoding O-antigen ligase family protein has translation MSERNLFFKKDIGFYAGIALATPFLASVLPSAVLYLSLLTLVPFCLFVLSKVRCADLRYFNFLIGAFSVLLLTYVFSLFTTGTPFVFEVVRGIVGALVLISVYLLGRTSPERNTAMYDGFTFALIPVTLILSILALIKMSLLMRGSEVPFMNMPYPQAASLKSDYNIFAFTMLFAALLALGKLIYGKNAKPKRLLYLLMFTLFAVCSIASGSRRILIMAPLVMGSFFAIGAIKNGRTKKTWKLLLTGASVLVVMLVVFKVTYFNVFMKYLLESMSVDNLLGFLSRVDRWAMGWDLISKQSWFKPMGFAYHKVFACHFNDCTIYDYPHLTIFSEWLVSGILGLILSVAIFCFIMRLIVKAGNLGVVTGVSFIAAAAVPHALISGDILVSNPQFLGVLLVLCSLCDQKDLELSFLRKNQ, from the coding sequence GTGAGCGAAAGAAATCTGTTTTTTAAAAAGGACATCGGGTTTTATGCGGGGATTGCTTTGGCGACTCCATTTTTGGCGTCCGTGCTTCCTTCGGCTGTCCTGTATTTGTCTTTACTTACTCTAGTTCCATTTTGTTTGTTCGTGCTGAGTAAAGTTCGTTGCGCGGATTTAAGATACTTCAATTTTCTTATCGGTGCTTTTTCGGTTTTACTTCTTACATATGTCTTTTCTTTATTTACAACCGGCACGCCATTTGTATTTGAGGTAGTGAGAGGTATCGTGGGCGCTCTGGTTCTCATATCAGTTTATCTTTTGGGGCGAACATCACCGGAGCGAAATACGGCTATGTATGATGGCTTCACATTTGCTTTGATTCCGGTCACATTGATTCTTTCGATTCTGGCTTTAATTAAAATGTCTCTCTTAATGAGAGGTAGTGAAGTTCCCTTTATGAACATGCCATATCCCCAGGCCGCCAGCTTGAAGTCCGATTATAACATTTTTGCATTTACGATGCTCTTTGCTGCTCTGCTCGCCTTGGGTAAGCTGATCTACGGGAAAAATGCTAAACCGAAGAGGCTGCTTTATCTGCTGATGTTCACATTGTTTGCAGTTTGTTCGATTGCTTCAGGATCCCGCCGGATTCTGATTATGGCTCCGCTGGTGATGGGCAGCTTCTTTGCTATTGGTGCCATTAAGAACGGAAGAACCAAGAAAACCTGGAAGCTTCTGCTGACTGGTGCCTCTGTTCTTGTTGTGATGCTCGTGGTTTTTAAGGTCACTTATTTTAATGTTTTCATGAAGTATCTTTTGGAGTCGATGAGTGTTGATAACCTTTTAGGATTTTTGTCCCGCGTGGATCGTTGGGCTATGGGATGGGACTTGATTTCCAAGCAGAGCTGGTTCAAGCCTATGGGGTTTGCATACCATAAAGTTTTCGCCTGCCACTTCAATGATTGCACGATCTATGATTATCCGCATTTGACTATTTTTTCAGAGTGGTTGGTATCGGGAATCTTAGGGTTGATTTTGTCTGTGGCAATTTTTTGTTTTATTATGCGTCTTATCGTCAAAGCTGGAAATCTAGGTGTGGTCACGGGGGTGAGTTTTATAGCTGCTGCTGCGGTACCCCATGCTTTGATTTCTGGTGATATTTTGGTTTCGAACCCTCAATTTCTGGGTGTGCTTTTGGTTCTGTGCAGTCTGTGTGATCAGAAGGATCTCGAGCTTAGTTTTCTTCGTAAAAATCAATAG
- a CDS encoding acyltransferase family protein has protein sequence MLFRKDINALRALAVILVILYHFKIPGFSGGFIGVDVFFVISGFLMTKIILSQLEKGSFSYGSFIAARFKRIFPALLVFVFILTVSGWFLLSSLDYLSFSKSAVSSLLFLSNIYYWRSSGYFDSDSHSNILLHTWSLSVEWQFYMLLPLLLWAVYRIAPRRKALTAFLWASFVVSFLLSCYFAEVRPSPAFYLLPTRAWEMIAGGLVFVSHIQMRRLTANVLAVVGVLLCLLCAVFYTGEISYPGLHAFWPVLGTVFVLLAQPSGYWVENKFLQKTGYWSYSLYLWHWPFSSWYLSQQKYDLDLLLLGLSIVSIIGLSLLSYRFVEGTRQGFSRKLITFGVVLFAAVIIGCGYIYQQEGIRSRSKGSVSDLLKIEEAMKDWGFPSSCNGLDFFGKIRPCILEGKTEDRILFVGDSHVQQWWPRVKANHEKDASMTVTFVTTGGCPPLPAVDRMAAGFACPKFWEQALAEANKPSTKTVVFGSIWVDYFVGASIDKKPRMALTQVPGARWGRSPMQSSEINEIFSSFGKIVSHLQGKGKKVFIILPIVSSVENIPRVIYDRVFFLGETSDYSVAEEFFLNRSRSVRNILTEISRETGAVLVDGNKGLCTSGICSYFDAGGDLRYMDGNHLRSKYVKEHVDFLDIIFK, from the coding sequence ATGCTGTTTAGGAAAGACATCAACGCGCTAAGGGCGCTAGCTGTCATTTTGGTTATTTTGTATCACTTTAAAATTCCTGGTTTTTCCGGAGGTTTTATTGGGGTTGACGTATTCTTTGTTATTTCTGGTTTTCTAATGACCAAAATCATTTTGAGCCAGTTGGAAAAGGGTTCATTTTCCTATGGGTCCTTTATTGCCGCGCGCTTTAAAAGGATTTTTCCTGCCTTATTGGTGTTTGTATTCATTCTGACTGTAAGCGGGTGGTTCCTACTTTCAAGTTTGGACTATCTCAGTTTTTCCAAGTCGGCAGTTTCATCTTTACTGTTTTTGTCCAATATTTATTATTGGCGTTCCAGCGGATACTTTGATTCGGATTCTCACTCCAATATTTTGCTGCATACATGGTCTTTGTCGGTGGAGTGGCAGTTTTATATGCTGCTGCCCCTGCTTCTTTGGGCTGTTTACCGTATTGCTCCCAGGAGGAAGGCGCTTACGGCATTTTTGTGGGCCTCTTTTGTGGTTTCGTTTTTACTAAGCTGTTATTTTGCTGAAGTTCGTCCGTCTCCAGCATTCTATCTTTTACCTACGCGGGCGTGGGAGATGATAGCAGGTGGTCTCGTATTCGTATCGCATATCCAGATGAGGCGATTGACGGCAAATGTTCTTGCCGTCGTTGGAGTATTGTTGTGCCTCCTTTGCGCTGTTTTTTATACGGGCGAAATTTCTTATCCCGGATTGCATGCCTTCTGGCCAGTCTTGGGGACGGTATTTGTTCTTTTAGCTCAGCCATCCGGTTATTGGGTTGAAAATAAGTTTTTACAGAAGACAGGTTACTGGTCTTATTCTTTGTATCTTTGGCATTGGCCTTTTTCGTCTTGGTATCTGTCGCAGCAAAAATATGACTTGGATCTGTTGCTACTGGGGCTCTCAATTGTGTCTATAATCGGTTTAAGTTTGTTGTCATACCGTTTTGTCGAAGGTACAAGACAGGGATTTAGCCGGAAGTTGATTACTTTCGGGGTGGTGTTGTTTGCCGCGGTTATTATCGGATGCGGTTATATTTATCAGCAGGAAGGTATCCGCTCTCGCTCCAAAGGAAGTGTTTCAGACTTGCTCAAGATAGAAGAAGCCATGAAGGACTGGGGTTTCCCGTCCAGTTGTAATGGTTTGGATTTCTTTGGAAAGATCAGGCCCTGTATACTAGAAGGGAAAACTGAAGATCGCATTCTATTTGTAGGAGACTCTCACGTTCAGCAATGGTGGCCAAGGGTTAAAGCCAATCATGAAAAAGACGCTTCGATGACGGTGACCTTTGTTACGACCGGAGGATGTCCACCACTGCCAGCAGTGGATCGCATGGCAGCTGGTTTTGCTTGCCCAAAATTTTGGGAGCAGGCGCTGGCCGAAGCCAACAAGCCTTCAACCAAGACTGTGGTTTTCGGTAGCATCTGGGTGGATTATTTCGTCGGTGCTTCAATCGATAAGAAACCGCGGATGGCTTTAACCCAAGTCCCGGGTGCAAGATGGGGACGTAGCCCCATGCAGTCATCTGAGATAAACGAGATATTCTCTTCTTTTGGCAAGATTGTTTCTCACCTACAGGGGAAGGGAAAAAAGGTTTTCATCATTCTACCTATCGTCAGTTCCGTAGAGAATATTCCCCGTGTGATCTATGATAGGGTGTTTTTCTTGGGAGAAACGTCAGACTATTCGGTGGCTGAGGAATTCTTCCTCAATAGATCTCGATCTGTTCGAAATATATTGACCGAGATTTCTCGCGAAACAGGAGCTGTCTTGGTGGATGGTAATAAAGGATTGTGCACGTCCGGAATATGCTCCTACTTTGATGCAGGAGGGGATCTTCGCTATATGGACGGAAATCATTTGCGTTCGAAATATGTGAAAGAGCATGTAGATTTTCTGGATATAATATTCAAATAG